In the genome of Bordetella avium, the window CTGCGCTTGCACTGTCGCGGCCAGCACATCGACCTGCTCGGTCAGCCAATGGCGGGCGGACAGGGCGTCGGCCACCTCGCGAAAGGCGGTCTGTATGGTTTTTTCGTATTGCGCGAGGGCTTGTTGCTGACGCGCGCGGGCCAAGTCGAGATTGGCCTCGCGGCGTCCCGCATCGAAAATCGGCAGATTGAGGTTGGGAACAAACTGCCAGGCTCGGCTGCCGCCTCCGAACAGGCCGTCCAACTCATTGCTGGCTGTGCCAAACAGGCCGGTCAGCGTGATGCGGGGGAAAAACGCGGCGCGTGCTGCGCCGATATTGGCGTTACCCGCTTTGAGCGTATGCTCCGCCGCGACGATGTCTGGCCGGTTGCTAAGCAGGTCCGAAGGCAAGCCGGGCGGGAGTTCATGCATGAGTGTGACCTCATTCAGCCCGCCGCGCGCCTGGGGCAGGTCCAGGGGCTCGCCGACCAGTTGCTGCAAGACCTGCGCCTGGGCGGCGCGCGTCTGTTCCAGCTCGGCGCCAAGGACCGTGGCTTGTTGCCATAGCGTCTCAACCTGGGTGAGATCGAGCTTGGATGTCGCCCCGACTTCGAAGCGGCGCTGGAAAATGTGCAGAGAAGCCGCCCGGCTGGCGATGGTGGCGCGGGTCAGCGCTAGGCGTTCATCCAGCGCACGCAGGCTCAGATAGGCATCGGCCACCTGGCTGATAAGAGAAAGCGTAGCCGCTTGTCGGGCTGCGTCTGTGGCCAGATAGTTCTCTAGCGCCGCGTCTTTCAGATCGCGCACGCGGCCCCAGAAATCCAGCTCCCATGAGGCCAGACCTACCCCCACCTGGTACTGCGACGCCACCATCGGCTGACCCGTAATGCTGAGATCGGCCGGCGTGCGCTGGCGGCCCCCTTCGGCCGTCAGGCCTAAGGTAGGGAATTGGTCGGCGCGTTGAATACCAAACGCCGCGCGTGCCTCGGCCACCCGCAGCACCGCCAGGCGCAGGTCGCGGTTGTTCGCGAGCGATCGCTCGATCAGGCTGCGTAGTTGCGGGTCAGTATAAAAAGATGGCCAGGCCAGGGCGGCTACCGGCGTACTGTCTGCGGTGCTGTGCGCAAAGCTGGCTGGAACCGGCAAAGGCCCACGCTCATACTTCGGAGCCAATGAGAGGCAACCCGAAAGCAGGCCGGCCGCCAGCGCAAAGCCGAACAAACGGGAGAGCATGCGTGACTTCTCCAAAACAACGTTGCATGCCGTGCTGCCCGCCGTTGTCGCCCGAGATCTGCAGCGGCCAGTTTTCAACTACCTGACAATTTTCTTACAGTACTGAAAGAGGGGTCTTGATAGAGATCAAGCCGCTAAGCGGCAAATTTAGGCGCTGATGTCTTGCAGGATATGTCCTAGTGTCTGCGAGTCGGATGAATTGTGCAACTGGCGCACATCTGCGCCCAACACCGCGTTCTTTGCAGAGAACACGATGCCTCTTGCATAGCCATGATTTTGGGTTAAAACAGAGCTTCATAGTTTTGTCTCAAACTGACGCCAGGGCTGACCGCAATTGCCAATCCGGCGGCGGGCAGTCATGCTGGGGTCCGTTGCACGAATTCTGAATGGCCCGCGCCCGCCCTGGGCGTCCACGAACAGGAGCTGTCATGAATACCCCTGCCGACAAGACGGTCGTTTCTCCGTCCGCCAACGCTGCCTCCGGCTCGCAGGTCAGCATCAATGCCAAGGTGTTGCCTCCCACCAGCCTGGTCGATGTGCCCAACTTCCCGCCCAAGAGACCTCCCGGTTCGCCGACGCCGGCCGCTGCCGATGAAGTCACGGAATCGAACTGGGCGGATGGCTCCGAACCGCAGCCGCGGGCCCGCAATGCCCGATCCTCGATTTTTTGAGCGCAGGCTATTTCAACTGCTAGCTGCGCGCTTGGCGGGCAGCGGGAGGTTTCAACATGATCCGCCGTCTCACACATACCCCGGCCTCGCCGCTCGATCTCGAGCCCGGCGACCTCCCGGCCGAGCCCGATAGCGACACGCCGCGCAAAAACCGGCCGCTGGCGCAGGGGCTGCTATGATCGGACGCTATCGTCATCCCGCATTGCCCAGTACCGAGATTGCCACCGCACCGCTTTTACTACCTGCATAATTTTCAGCGGGCGCTGGCCTGGGTGGCGGCCCGCTACGATGACCTGCTGGACTCGCAAGAGCGCGATTTTCTCTCCCGCTTTAGCCACTTGCCGCAAGCGTCGCAGGCGCTTTTGGTGCGTTTGATGGCGCGCAAGGGGGAAATCTTCCGGGCGGGAAAACTCGAGTACGAAGAAATCGGCGATATCGCGGCGGCCGCAGCGCCGCTTTTGGCAATGGGGTGGTTGCGCGACAACCCCGAACTAAGTGCGGCAGATCTGGGGCGTCTCTACACCAAGTCGGAGCTGGCCCGGCTGGCCGGTCATGCGGCAGGGCCCTTGCCGCGCAAGGATCTGCTTTTGCAGAGCTTGGGGCCGGCGCGCACGCATAGCGCCTGGTGGCCGGGCGAGCGCGCAGCCGTCTGGCAGGTGCAGGTCGGGCCGGTTTGCCAGCGGCTGCGCCTGATGTTCTTCGGCAATCTACGTCAGCAGTGGGATGAACTGGTATTAGCCGATCTTGGCGTATACCAATACGAGGCCGTAGACTTCTCGAGAGATTCGCGCGCTTTCCAGAGCCGGGCCGATATCGATGCCTATCTGTGCCTGCATGACTGGCGCGAGGCGCTTGAAACCGATGGCCCCAGCCCCGCCTTGCTTGCCGCCGTGCGCGAGGCGGCGAGTGGCAATCCTTGGCTGATGGACCGCCGTGCCCGCCTGCTGATGGCAATCGGGCAGGCCTGCGAACGCGAGCATGATTGGGCATGCGCCGAAGAGGCTTACCGCGCCAGCGCCTATCGCGGTGCGCGGCATCGTCTGGCCCGGGTGCTGGAGCAGCAGGGCAGGCTGCAAGAGGCCTACTCACTAGCGCTTGAGGCTGCCGGGCAGCCCGAGGACGATAACGAGGCCCAGCGCATGGCGCGCATGCTAAAGCGCTTGCGGCGAGCGCTGCGCCAGGCCGCGCCACCAGAAGCCCCCCCCTCCGACCTGGTCTCCGACCGCCTCTATTTGCCTGTCCACGCGCAGAGCGTGGAGCTTGCGGTGCGCGACCATCTCACCAGCCCACATAGTCCGGTGTATTTTGTCGAGAGCGGGCTGATCAACGCACTGTTTGGCCTGTTGTGCTGGGAGGCCATCTTTGCTCCTCTGCCAGGCGCATTTTTTCATCCCTTTCAGCGCGGTCCGGCTGATTTGTATGCGCCGGATTTTGTTGTCCGCCGCGCTGCGCTCTTCGAACGCGCTCTGGCGCGGCTCGATGACGGCAGCTATCGTGGCGTCATCCGCCAGCGCTATGCCGAGAAGCAGGGCCTGCAATCGCCCTTTGTGCAATGGACCCTGCTCGCGCCGGACTTGCTGGAGCAGGCGCTCGATTGTCTGCCATCTGCCGATTTGCGCTGCCTGTTCCAGCGTCTGTTGTCAGATTTGCGGGCAAATCGTAGCGGTCTGCCGGATCTGATCCGTTTCTGGCCGGCCGAACGCCGCTACGAGCTTATCGAGGTCAAAGGACCAGGCGACCGCTTGCAAGACAATCAGATCGCCTGGCTGCGCTATTGCGCACAGCATGGGATTGCCGCGCGTGTCTGCCATGTCAGTTGGCTATCCCCCTGATCCCGGGTCAGGGCCGTCGAAACACGACCAGTTTTGAGGTCAAGCGCTGGACAGCTTCAGCGTTCTGATTGAGGGTGTCGCTTTGCATCAGCACGATGGCGCGGTCCGGCTTGGAGTGCGACGGCGTGATTTGCAGGATCTCGCTACGCACCCGCAAGGTGTCGCCGGGACGGGTGGGGCGGGGCCAGACGATCTCTGCGCCCGCGCCGATAAGGCCACCCGCCAGAGGCAGGCTGTCTACCAGCAAACGCATGCTGATGGCGGCCGTATGCCAGCCGCTGGCCGCAAGGCCGCCGAACAGCGAGTTCGCAGCGGCCGCTTCGCTCAAATGAAAGGGCTGGGGGTCGTAACGTTGCGCGAACGCAATGATGTCGTCGTAAGTGACGGTATATTCGCCGCTTACGTAGGTGTCACCAACTGCGAGGTCTTCCAGATAGCGCTTGCTGGACATGCCCTGTCTCCTGACGTCGTGGGTCGATTATAGGAGGCAAGGTTGGCGTCAGAGAGTGTTGGCTGACCAGAACGCCTGCCGGATCGCCGGCGAGGCGGCCAGGATGGCGGCCACCCGGTCCAGATCCTTGTCTTGAATCGAGGCTTCGGCGAGCGTGGCCTCGATTTCGACATCGGCATCGCCGAACTGATCGATCTTCAGTTCAGACAGAGGCAGTTGTTCGGCCTCCAGCACCTCCTCCAGACGAGCCAGCGCCTGCTGCTGCTGGCCCGCGCCCGTAATGAGGTGGATGACCGTGCTGACTTCGGTTTGGTGAGGCTCGACCGGCTGGCGGTTGACGTAGCTGACCACGGGGCGCAGCAGTGTGTTGGCAGCCAATACGAACAAGGCCGCCATGATGGCCTCGAACATCATGGATGCGCCAGCGCAAGCGCCGATGGCCGCCGACCCCCAGAGGGTAGCCGCCGTATTCAGGCCGCGTATGCTGCCGCCTTCACGCATGATGGCGCCCGCGCCAAGAAAACCCACGCCGGACACCACATAAGAGATCACTCTGGCGCCGCCATCCGCGCCGCCGATGCGAAAAGCCAGGTCCACGAAGATCGCTGCGCCCACGGATACCAGCACATTGGTGCGCAGACCGGCCGTGCGCTGGCGAACCTGGCGTTCAAAGCCGATCAGCGAGCCCAGCACAAACGCCGTGGTGAGGCTGACGATGGTATTGGCCAGCGAGAGCCACTGGATGTTGTCGAAGTTTTTCATGATTGTTGTTCTGACAACCTGTCAGGGGTAAGGAAAGCCGGTAGCAGGGCGCAGGCCTGGGTCTCATGGCTGTGAGGGATTGTCTGCGAGCCATGTGACAGCCCTGTTGCGCTGCGCGATCGGACGGGCAAACGCTACTTAAGAGGCTGTTCTTGCCTGAGGCGCAACGGGGCGTTGTACAGCCCGCTAGAGGTCAGCGTAGTCGGCCAGGCTTCCCTGGGCGATTTTTGTCCAAGCCCAGGCTGCCTCTCTTAGCCCTAGGGTCAAGGCATTATAGGAGGGCTGCAAGCGGCTTCGCCAGCGAAAACCCGGGGCCACCCGGTTTTCGCTGGCTCGGTGATGCGAGCGCGCCACGGCTCAATAACGGGCATCCTTGGGCTTGTTGCCCTTGGGCCAGTCCCGGTCCTTACCAGCGAAATCCGGACGCGGCATATGGGTGAAGAACTCGGCGATATCGACGGCATCCTGATCACTCAACACGCCGCCGCCCTCTCCCCATGCGCCCTGGGTATGGACTCCCATAGGCATGTTGTTGCGTATGAAAGCGGCCGCCTTGTAGGTTCGTGCCAGGCCCGCGCCGATGTTGAAGGACGCGTCGCCCCATAGCGGCGGGAACACGACCTGGCCTGCGGCATTCTTCTGACCCTCACCATTGCTGCCATGACAGGCCGCGCAATAGGTGCCGTACAGGGTTTTGCCGCGTGCGGGATCGGGCACCAGCGCGGTGTCGATCGGCCAGGCATTGGCGATTTGCACCTTGGCGCCATGCGGTACGTCCTGAGCCAACCACTTCATATAGGCAATCATCGCCTCCATTTCTGGTGATTCTTTGCCCAGGGGCTTGCCGTTCATCGAGCGCTGAAAACAGCCGTTGATGCGGTCCGCCAGCGTGACGACACGATCAGCGCGCGGGTTGTACTGCGGAAAGCTATTGAATGTGTTGATATAAGGCGCGCCCAGCGGTTTTTTGCCTTGCTGCACGTGGCAGCTATTGCAGTTCATGGCAGCGCCCACATTGCCGGGCAGCAGCCGGGCGGTGTCGTTAAGCAGACGCTGCCCCAAGCGGATCTGTTCCGCATTGGATTCCAGCCCGATCTTGGCGTCATCGGGAATGAAGTAGTCGGGCAGGGGCTTGCCGTCCTTGTCTTTCACGGCATAGGGGCCAGCTCCCTTGTCGGCTCCTATCTCGGCGCCCGATGCGGGCAGGGCAAAACCCAGGCAGAGCAGGGTAAGCGCGGCGGTCAGCGCGCGGACGGATTTACTCATGACGTTCTCCCGCATTCGGGCTCTTGTTGGCGACGAAATCGCGGATCTGCGCGACGTCGGCGGCAGACACGGCGGGAGCCTGATTGGTCCAGCCGGCACGGATAAAACTGATGACGGAGGCGATGTCTTCATCGCTCAATGAACGGAAAGCGGGCATGGCGAAGGCCATGCGGTCCACCTCGTTGGCGGGCATATGACCGCCCTCCAGCGTGATTTGTATGACGGACTGCGGATATTGCGCGAACACCGCCGAATTGCCAGCCAAGGCAGGGAAGATGCGCGGCACGCCCTGGCCGTCGGCACGGTGACAGGTCACGCAGTACTCCATATAAAGCTGCGCGCCGCGCGTGTCGTAACGACCTTCGAGCAGCTTGGCTGTTGTGGTGTCGGCCTTGGGTGCGAATTCGCGCAGCTTGCCCGGCGTGGGCGGAAGCTGTTTCAAATAGGCGGCGATACTTTGCAAATCATCGTCCGTGAAGTAGCGCGTGCTGTGCTCGACCACATCGGCCATCGCCCCGAACGCGGCGACTTTGGCGGTGCGGCCCGTGCGCAGAAAATCAACGATTTCCGGCTCGTCCCAGGATTGCAGACCCTGTGCTTCGCCACGTAGGCTCTTGGCACGCCAGCCGTCGATCACCGCGCCGCTCAGAAAGCTGTCGCCGTCCGCGAGCGACATGGCCTTTTCCTGATAGGCCAGACCACGCGGCGTATGACAGGCGCCGCAATGCCCCGGCCCTTCCACCAGATACGCGCCACGCGCAATGCGCGCATCGGTGGCTTCGGGCGCCGTGAAACTGCGCTCCGGCGCGAAAAGCAACTGCCACCAGGCCATGGGCCAGCGCATATTCAGCGGCCAGGGGATGTCCGCCTTGGCATTAGCCTGGCTGACGGGTTGGACCTCGGCCATGAACCAGGCGTAGAGCGCCTGCATATCGGCCTGCGGCATGATGACGTAAGAGGGGTAGGGCATGGCCGGATAGAGCGGCGTGCCGTCTTTGCGCACGCCGTGCTGCACAGCGCGCACAAAATCGGCGTAGCTATACTGACCTATGCCGGTGTCTGGGTCGGGGGTGATATTGGTGGAATAAATCGCGCCGACCGGCGTCTGCATGGCTAGCCCGCCAGCAAACGGCGCCCCGCCAGGCGTGCTGTGACAAGCCACGCAATCCGCGCTTCGGGCAATGTAGGCGCCCCGCGCCAGCATGCCGGCGTCCGTTTCCGGCTTTGCGTCCACGGCATCGCCGCGCAGTGCCGTGATCAGGTGCGCGCCACCGACAGCCGCTGCGATCCCTAGCGCGATGATGGCGCTGCCCCAGAGTATCTTGGTTTTTCTCGACGTTTTTTTCATATAACCCTCATGCACTGGCGCTCGTGTTCAGAGCGGTTCCAGCCTATGGTGGCAGCTTAAATGCTTGGGTTATATCCTTATTCCCATCATGAATATAAAAAACAGGGACGCTTGATTTAACGCAAAAAAGTGTTAACCCGCGCAAGCATCGTATGGCTAGCGGCCGCGCTTCGGGCTCGCGTCGCGCTTTCTGCTTGAGATGGCGCAGGCCACCGTTCTCCTGGGCTCACGCCCTTCTCGTCTGGACGATAGAACTCAAAAAAACTGATCGACTGATCAGGATTTCTCGCCCTCCTTTCATGGGGGATTCACGTTGGCTGGCCAATATGTCGCCGTGCGTGGAAACCCTGACGAGAGACGAGAAGCATGAAAGGAATAAGTTGGAAAAGGTGGTGCGCCTTGTTGATGGCCACCGGCGTTCTAGCCGGCTGCGGCGGTGGCGACGATGACGACAACGCTAAGCCTGCGACGACGCCGGGCACGGCTAAGGCTAACAAGGTCTTGTTTGTCGGGGTAGATGGCTTGACCTATGACGCGCTACGCCGCGGTGTGGCCGACAAGTCGCTCGCCAATCTCGGCACACTGACCCTCTCGCGTGCCTGGACGGGGGGAGAAACCGGCGCCGTCACCCAGCAATCCACCCTGATCGCGCCGAGCTGGGCCACATTGCTGACAGGGCAATGGGCAGATCAGCACGGCGTGCGCTCCAATGTGGCGGGCCAGGCCTATAAAACGCCCAGCCTGTTTGAACGAGTCAAGACCGCACACCCCGCGGTGCGCAGTGCCTTTGCAGCGAATTCGAGCCTGGTCGCCAGCATGGTGGGCCGTGACCGCGATGCCGGCTATTTGCAAGCGCTTACCGATTGCGCCGGCGTGGACGATTGTGTGGCCTCACAGGCACGTGACCGCATCAACGAAGGATATGACGTCGTCGTAGCTCAATTCGGCGCACCTGAAAAAACGGCTGGCGATGTGGGTTTTACTGGCGCCTATCAAGACGTGTTGCGCCGCACAGACGCCGCGATTGGCGCCTTGAACCGTCAGACCGCTGATCGCCGCGCTGCCCATCCTGAAGAGAACTGGCTGACTGTCGTGGTTTCCAGCCACGGTCTGGGCAGTAACGGCACCGCCGATGGGCTGGCGCTATCGGCCAACAAAACCATTGTCGTGGCGACGAGTCTGCCCGCCATGCTGGGAGCTAGCGCCGATGACAGCGCTTACGATGGCGTGTGGGACAACAATTGGTACGCCTTGCCCAGCGCCGCCGATGTCTTGCCCACGGTGCTGGCTCATCTGGATGCGAACCCGGCCGACTACGATATGGCGGGCACCCCATTGGGCGAAGCGCGCGCCGTGCGCCGCCTGTCCACGCGTACCGCCGTCGATAACAAAAAAGTCACCTTGAGCTGGGTGCGTGTGGGAGATCCCGCCGACGAAATCGTGATCAGCCGGGATGGCGCCGAGATCGCCCGTCTGCCGGGCACGGCATCCGAGTATGTAGACAGCAACCTCGTTTTCGATAGCGAAGGCTTGCACGTGCTGAACTATCGCGTAAGCGCCGGCAAGGTCGTGACGGCGACGCAGGCCAAGGTGATCTACGCCAAGCCCGTTCCCTTGCTGGCATCGTTGCGCAACGATCTAACGATGTTCTTTCCTTTCGAGGGAGACCTGAGCGACAAGCTCGCCAGCGGCGCCCAGATAACGGCTTTTGACGGTGTGCAGCAACCGGCCTTCGTCAATAGCGGCGTATTCGGAAAGATGTTCAAGAACGACCGCAGCGGCGACCCGATTGGCGCCTTCAAGCTGAACTACACCGCAGGTCTGCTCACCACGCCGAACGCATTCACCATCGGTTTTTGGTACCAATCTGACGGCACGGCCAATGATCGCTCCATTGTCGGGAACAAAGACTACAACTCTGGCGCCAACTCGGGGATCACCATCGCGCAATGGGCGGGTCCGGAACTGCGTTTCAACTTGGCGAGTGGCCGTGTGCGCACCGACATTGAGGGCGTGAAGTTCACCCCTAATAAGCCTATCTATATCGCGATGTCGGTGGACAAAACGGCCAAGATCATGAAGGCCTACACCCTGGACCCCGAATTCGGTTTCCGCAGCTTTAGCAAGGCCATCACCTTGGCCAACTTTAACGAGATCGCTGGCTTGGGCCCTTTTCTGGGGCTTAACGAAGACGGCACCGGCAGCTATGGCGTGTGCTGCGCAGGCACTAAGGGCCCTTACACCATGTACTACGACGACCTGGCCTTCTGGTCGCGCGCTCTGACCGAGCAAGAGATTCGTTCGGCCGCCATGTCCGGCAAGTCCATCAACGAACTATTTCCCTGATTGAGCAAGGAACGAACCAGCATGTACAAGTCTTTGATTACGCGTGGTTTTCTTCGCCTTGGCGCGGCCCTTATGGTCGCTGCCGCCCTCACGGCCTGCGGTGGCGACGATGACAAATCCTCGGATAACGGTGGCCAGCCCGGCAATCCCACCGCACCCACCACGCCCGCCAAGCCTGAATTGCGTTGCGCGCCCTGAGCCTCGCCTTATTGAACAAGATAGGAATTGAATCCGTGACGTCCCCAAAAGACCTGATCCACGTTGGCAAGCGCCGCTTCCTGCGTAATGCGGCGGTGTCCACCGCCGGCCTGGCCGCCTTGTCGATGTTCCCCCCCTCGATCCGCCGCGCGCTGGCCATTCCCGCCAACAACCGCACCGGCACGATCAACGACGTTGAACACGTGGTCATCCTGATGCAGGAGAACCGCTCTTTTGATATGTATTTCGGCACCTATAAAGGGGTGCGCGGCTTTGGCGACCGTATAACGATCCCGCTGGCGAACAACCGCAGCGTGTGGGAGCAAAGCAATGGCACGCGCGTGGTAATGCCTTACCACCTGGACAGCACGCAAGGCAATGCTCAGCGGGTGGCCGGCACGCCTCACGACTATCCGGATGCCCAAAACGCCTGGGATGGCGGCCGCATGAACCAATGGCCCCGCTACAAGCAGAATCAATCGATGGGCTATTACAAGCAAACGGAAATGGAATTTCAGTTTGCGCTGGCCGAAGCCTTCACGCTGTGTGACGCCTATCATTGCGCATCGCACGGCGGGACGAACACCAACCGACTCTTCCACTGGACCGGCACCAACGACCCGCTGGCGCAGGGCGGCGGCCCCTCGACTCGCAACCGTCTGGACAGCCTCGGAGCATCGACGGCGGGTTGGAGCTGGAAAACCTATCCCGAGCGTCTGCAGGAAGCGGGCGTGAGCTGGCGGGTCTACCAAAACCTGCCGGACAACTTCACCGACAATCCGCTGGCCGGTTTCCAACAGTACCGCCGCGCCAACGAGCTGGCCGGCAACAGCGCAAACGGTTCGCCCTACACCCCCTGGACGCCGGCCGCTGATGGCGGCAATCCGCTGTACAAAGGCGTGGCCAACACCATGCCCGACGGCGGATTTCTGCAAGCCTTGCGCGACGACGTCGCCAATGGCACCTTGCCGCAGGTTTCCTGGATCGTGGCGCCGGCCGATTACTCCGAACATCCCGGGCCCTCCAGCCCGGTCCAGGGCGCCTGGTATATACAGGCCGCGCTCGATGCCTTGACCTCCAATCCCGCCATCTGGAGCAAGACGGTATTTCTGATCAACTTCGACGAAAACGACGGCTATTTCGATCATGTCCCGCCGCCGGCAGCGCCCTCGATCAATCCTGACGGCTCTATGGCCGGCGCCTCAACGGTTAACACCGATCTGGAGCGCCATACCCGCGCCTCGGCCTCGGACGCGCCCGACAACCGCGTTTATGGCCCCGGGCCGCGCGTGCCCATGTACGTGGTCTCGCCGTGGAGCCGTGGCGGTTGGGTGAACTCGCAAGCTTTCGATCACACGTCGGTGTTGCGCTTCCTGGAGGCCCGTTTCGGGGTGGCAGAGCTGAATATCAGCCCCTGGCGCCGTGCGGCGATGGGTGATCTGACCTCGGCGTTCAACTTCGTGACGCCCAATGACGACACGCTGCCCAATCTGAACCTGCTGACTCGCGGCGGCTCTGACCAGTTGCGCGCCGACCAACAGGCTAAAGCTGCCGTACCGCTGCCCGCCGAAGCCAACCAGGTCAAGCCGGTGCAAGAGCCGGGCGTGCGTCCCTCGCGCGCCTTGCCTTACGAGTTGCACACCAGCGCCCGAACCCAGTCCAGTTCGGGCGCCATATGGCTCATCTTCGCCAATACGGGTGAGGCCACCGGCGTGTTCCATGTCTATGACCGCCTGCATCTGGACCGTCTGCCGCGCCGCTACACGGTCGAGCCTGGCAAACAACTGGAAGGCAGTTGGGATGCTAGCGCCGACGGCGGCAAATACGACCTCTGGGTGCTCGGCCCCAACGGCTATCACCGCCACTTCACGGGCGATCTTGCCCTGGCGCGCACCGCAGCGCTCGACGCCGAAACGCGAGTCTGCTACGACATCGCCAATGGTGACGTCTACGTCACGCTCAGCAACAACGGCAAAACCGCCTGCAATTTCGACATCACGCCTAACGCCTACTACGTCAACAACGAACGTTGGACGCTGACCGTCCCCCCGGGCGGCAAGGTCGATCAGCACTGGGCTCTGGCCAACAGCGGCGCCTGGTACGACTTCACCGTGCGCATGACGGAAGACCCGAGCTATGCGCGCCGTTTCGCCGGCCGCGTGGAAACCGGCAAACCCTCGGTCACCG includes:
- a CDS encoding phosphocholine-specific phospholipase C, whose protein sequence is MTSPKDLIHVGKRRFLRNAAVSTAGLAALSMFPPSIRRALAIPANNRTGTINDVEHVVILMQENRSFDMYFGTYKGVRGFGDRITIPLANNRSVWEQSNGTRVVMPYHLDSTQGNAQRVAGTPHDYPDAQNAWDGGRMNQWPRYKQNQSMGYYKQTEMEFQFALAEAFTLCDAYHCASHGGTNTNRLFHWTGTNDPLAQGGGPSTRNRLDSLGASTAGWSWKTYPERLQEAGVSWRVYQNLPDNFTDNPLAGFQQYRRANELAGNSANGSPYTPWTPAADGGNPLYKGVANTMPDGGFLQALRDDVANGTLPQVSWIVAPADYSEHPGPSSPVQGAWYIQAALDALTSNPAIWSKTVFLINFDENDGYFDHVPPPAAPSINPDGSMAGASTVNTDLERHTRASASDAPDNRVYGPGPRVPMYVVSPWSRGGWVNSQAFDHTSVLRFLEARFGVAELNISPWRRAAMGDLTSAFNFVTPNDDTLPNLNLLTRGGSDQLRADQQAKAAVPLPAEANQVKPVQEPGVRPSRALPYELHTSARTQSSSGAIWLIFANTGEATGVFHVYDRLHLDRLPRRYTVEPGKQLEGSWDASADGGKYDLWVLGPNGYHRHFTGDLALARTAALDAETRVCYDIANGDVYVTLSNNGKTACNFDITPNAYYVNNERWTLTVPPGGKVDQHWALANSGAWYDFTVRMTEDPSYARRFAGRVETGKPSVTDPAMGQ